CCTCCTCAATGAAGGAGCAGAGCGCCTGAATGCGTCCCAGATCCTGAAAATCCTGAAGTTTCATGATCTGGCTGACCGACCCCGTGAAGATCCTCGTTTTAGGAGCGCCGAGCAGCACGTCTATCTCAAACAGAGCCTGGGCGCAGACATCGCGGTAACTGCTTATTTCTTCCATCAGCCTAGTTTTCAGTGAGTATTTTATCTCGCTCCAGGCACATCCGGAAAAATGGTTCAGCTTGGATGCCAGCTCGTCAAGCTCCTCCTGCGGCACGTCCACAGGCATATCGATAAATTTTTGGTGCACAAGCCCGCCCTGAAGAACCACCAGCAGCAAGACGCGGCACTCGCTCATGCGCACAAAGCTCACATGATGGAACCGCACAGTGTCAAGCGGCGTAATGGCGGCTATCCCGACGTAGTCGGAGACGCGGCTCAGCATTTCGGAGGCCGATTCAAGCACTTTGCCCAGCCCCTGCCGGTGCTCCATCATCTTTTTTAGTAATTTTACAGACGGCCCGGCGCTATTTACACGTTGAAGTACCGAATCGACATATAGTCTATATCCCTGAGTCGTGGGAATCCGTCCGGACGACGCGTGGGTCTGCTTAAGGAAACCCATATCCTCCAGATCGGACATTTCGTTTCTTATCGTCGCGGAGCTGCGTCCGGTAAGGTAGCGTCGTGAGACTGTGCGGGAGCCTACAGTCTCTCCGCTCTTTATATATTCGTATACCACGGAGAGTACGACTTCCAGTTGTCTTTCTGTGACCATCACATCTCACCTGCCATAAAAGTTATTCGTTTCTTGTTAGCACTCGATACCTATGAGTGCCAACACCCCAACGACAGCTAAATAATAATCGTCGCAGAGGCTTTTGTCAATACAGGTCAAAAAAATTATTTTAAAAAGCGTGGATAAAATATTTTAAATCGCAGAGTCAACGAAAGGCGTATCACCGCGCTATTGTTGTATAATGAGCGAATGTTTGAGCTATCGGGCAGGCGGACCCGTTTCCCGCGGCATAAAAAGGAAACGTGCCGGTTTCCGGTATTTCTATATGATCTGCAATCGCAACAGGAGTGAAGAAATTGAAGAAAGACAAGACCTCTATCTACCTCATCCGCCACGGCGAATGCGCCGGCAATAAAGAAAACCGCATACGCGGCTGTATGGATTTCCCTCTGAATGAAAACGGCGTGCTTCAGGCCCACGCGCTCGCGAAGGCAATGAAGGATAAAAACATAGAGTATATTTACTCAAGCCCGCTGTCACGCGCAATGACGACGGCGGGGATACTTGGCGACGCGCTGGGGCTCCCCTACGAGGGGCGCGAGGGCTTCTGCAACATCCACCTCGGACCGTGGGAGAACAGAAAGAAGGCCGAGCTCGCCGTCGAGGAGCCTGAGAAATGGCAGACCTGGCTGGATCAGCCGGAGGAGCTCAAGATAGAGGGCGGGGAGACCCTTGACGAGGTGCGCGACCGCGCGCTCGCCGAGCTCGACCGCGTCATCGAGGAGCACCGCGGCTGCAACATCGCGCTCGTGGCCCACCGCGGAGTGCTGAAACCGCTCATGGCCGGAGCGCTCGGCGTAAGCCGCCCCTGCTACTGGCGGCTCCACGTCGACACCGCCTCCTACAGCCTCCTCACATTCGACAGCCTGCACGGTTATTGCCTCATGGGGCTCAATTACACCGAACACCTCGCGGGCCTGCCGATCATCCAGGAGTTCGACTAAATATGCCGGTCCATCTCATACGCTTTGGGGATAAGATCGAACTTTCCGAGGCCGTGGCGAAGGCAGGCTGCGATATGAAATCACTGCCCTACTTTGAGAACCGCCGCGAAATGCTCCAGCTCTGCGTCACGGACGTCCCCGCGCCGGCGGCAAGCATCATCAAGCAGGAGATGCTTGCGCGCGGCGGCGACGCCGCCGTGCACGCGCAGGTCATCACCTGCGGCGTGAGCAAGAGCGACGTTATAATCTTCGGCACCGCCAAACAGCTCGGCCATCTCGCGGAAAAACTGGCGCGGATGCCGTGGTGGGGGCTCGAACGCCTGGCGGACGATATACGCGCCCTGATCGCCCCCAAGGGACCCTGTCCGATGAAACTGCCCTGCGGCGCGGAGCTGGCCTTCGGGGAAGGGATGCTGCTGATGGGGATAATAAACCTCACGGACGATTCCTTTTTTGCCGGCAGCAGAAGCGGCGCGGAGACGGAAGAAACCGTTAAGAGGGCGCTGCGCATGGCTTCGGAAGGGGCCGACATCCTCGATCTGGGCGCGGAGTCGACGCGTCCGGGAGCCGGCAGGGTACCCGAAGAACAGGAGATATCCCGTATGGAATCGGCGGTGAGGGCCATACGCCGCGAACTTCCGCAGATGCCGCTTTCGATAGACACGACACGCTCTTCCGTCGCGCGCGCCGCGCTAGACGCGGGCGCCGACATCATCAACGACGTCTCGGGGCTTCAGTT
The window above is part of the Cloacibacillus evryensis DSM 19522 genome. Proteins encoded here:
- the folP gene encoding dihydropteroate synthase; the encoded protein is MPVHLIRFGDKIELSEAVAKAGCDMKSLPYFENRREMLQLCVTDVPAPAASIIKQEMLARGGDAAVHAQVITCGVSKSDVIIFGTAKQLGHLAEKLARMPWWGLERLADDIRALIAPKGPCPMKLPCGAELAFGEGMLLMGIINLTDDSFFAGSRSGAETEETVKRALRMASEGADILDLGAESTRPGAGRVPEEQEISRMESAVRAIRRELPQMPLSIDTTRSSVARAALDAGADIINDVSGLQFDEKIAQAAAEYGAALVVMHMRGTPGDMQTKCEYGDLISEVCSFLREAAEKAERLGAPRKNIIIDPGVGFAKDYNQNLLLMRHCESFKALGYPLLVGASRKGVVGTATRTKRAEDRLCGTLALTSVCCWQGADIIRVHDVRENKEVIMMTEAVRRAKYV
- the hrcA gene encoding heat-inducible transcriptional repressor HrcA produces the protein MVTERQLEVVLSVVYEYIKSGETVGSRTVSRRYLTGRSSATIRNEMSDLEDMGFLKQTHASSGRIPTTQGYRLYVDSVLQRVNSAGPSVKLLKKMMEHRQGLGKVLESASEMLSRVSDYVGIAAITPLDTVRFHHVSFVRMSECRVLLLVVLQGGLVHQKFIDMPVDVPQEELDELASKLNHFSGCAWSEIKYSLKTRLMEEISSYRDVCAQALFEIDVLLGAPKTRIFTGSVSQIMKLQDFQDLGRIQALCSFIEEESSMTALVNRCSMNEMNIMIGDENGLPGMKSSALVAATGEAGGQKAVVGVIGPERMDYEKVITAIDGVLRKLDSESGERGD
- a CDS encoding histidine phosphatase family protein, which encodes MKKLKKDKTSIYLIRHGECAGNKENRIRGCMDFPLNENGVLQAHALAKAMKDKNIEYIYSSPLSRAMTTAGILGDALGLPYEGREGFCNIHLGPWENRKKAELAVEEPEKWQTWLDQPEELKIEGGETLDEVRDRALAELDRVIEEHRGCNIALVAHRGVLKPLMAGALGVSRPCYWRLHVDTASYSLLTFDSLHGYCLMGLNYTEHLAGLPIIQEFD